The following proteins are encoded in a genomic region of Musa acuminata AAA Group cultivar baxijiao chromosome BXJ2-11, Cavendish_Baxijiao_AAA, whole genome shotgun sequence:
- the LOC135627097 gene encoding protein GRAVITROPIC IN THE LIGHT 1-like translates to MLQKFALAFKTKTIEFFAEEEEEEEEEEAEAVDLATDPGREVVITGQRVVVLKPDPAPRTDPQTLAAAALAAVSSFQAAYLHLQTAHSPFLPDALRSADRAAVSHLRRLSVLRRSYLFPGDNPPFPLSSHLEAQVQENQSLLRGFETVVDRLQSDIDRKDAEAAALEMALADLDAVGARLADRLERACMPPEEKVEALLTVGVFDSVLRDTCRLTHRFARILVDLMKMAGWDLGAAANCIFPDVNYAKPGHCRYAILSYICLGIFEGFDSYDLCDDASRVELDDIDVTIRRNDSLQQFVEHSALDPIELMRDFPSCDFANFCQKKYAKLIHPGVESSLLRNLATAESSLGSLRQTSPLYEPFVSMASSVWMLHKLAWAYDPVVEIFQVARGTQFSMVFMENIVRKVDKMRIDHRRASRPKVGFTVVPGFHVGKTVIQSKVYVDGSNQAS, encoded by the coding sequence ATGCTTCAGAAGTTCGCATTAGCCTTCAAGACCAAGACCATCGAGTTCttcgccgaggaggaggaggaggaggaggaagaggaggcggaggCTGTCGATCTCGCTACCGACCCTGGCCGGGAGGTGGTCATCACTGGCCAGCGCGTGGTGGTCCTCAAGCCCGACCCGGCTCCCCGGACCGACCCCCAGACCCTCGCTGCCGCCGCCCTCGCCGCCGTCTCCTCCTTCCAGGCCGCCTACCTCCACCTTCAGACCGCCCACTCGCCTTTCCTCCCTGACGCCCTCCGCTCCGCCGACCGCGCCGCTGTTTCGCACCTCCGCCGCCTCTCCGTCCTCAGGCGCTCCTACCTCTTTCCCGGCGACAATCCCCCCTTTCCTCTCTCCTCCCACTTGGAGGCGCAGGTGCAGGAGAATCAGAGCCTGCTGCGCGGCTTCGAGACCGTCGTTGACCGTCTCCAGTCCGACATCGATCGCAAGGATGCCGAGGCAGCTGCCCTCGAGATGGCGCTCGCTGACCTCGACGCGGTCGGCGCGCGGCTCGCTGACCGGCTCGAGCGCGCATGCATGCCTCCCGAGGAGAAGGTTGAGGCGCTGCTCACGGTCGGCGTCTTCGACTCGGTGCTCAGGGACACCTGCCGGCTGACGCATCGCTTCGCCCGGATCTTGGTCGATCTGATGAAGATGGCCGGGTGGGATCTGGGTGCGGCGGCGAATTGCATCTTCCCAGACGTGAATTACGCCAAGCCCGGGCACTGCCGGTACGCCATCCTCTCCTACATCTGCTTGGGCATTTTTGAAGGGTTCGATTCGTATGACTTGTGCGACGATGCGAGTCGCGTCGAGTTGGATGACATTGATGTAACCATTCGGAGGAATGACTCTTTGCAACAATTCGTCGAGCATTCCGCTCTCGATCCGATCGAGCTAATGCGGGACTTCCCAAGCTGTGATTTCGCAAACTTCTGCCAGAAGAAGTATGCGAAACTCATCCATCCCGGCGTTGAGTCCTCTCTTCTGAGGAATTTAGCTACGGCAGAGTCATCATTAGGTTCGCTGAGACAAACTAGTCCTCTGTATGAGCCATTTGTGAGCATGGCCAGCTCCGTGTGGATGCTTCACAAGTTGGCCTGGGCATACGACCCTGTGGTGGAAATCTTTCAGGTAGCCCGGGGGACTCAATTCTCGATGGTTTTCATGGAGAACATCGTTCGCAAGGTTGACAAGATGCGCATCGACCACAGGAGGGCTTCACGGCCAAAGGTTGGGTTTACTGTCGTTCCAGGGTTTCATGTCGGCAAGACAGTCATCCAGTCTAAGGTCTACGTAGATGGTTCGAACCAGGcatcataa